DNA sequence from the Acinonyx jubatus isolate Ajub_Pintada_27869175 chromosome A3, VMU_Ajub_asm_v1.0, whole genome shotgun sequence genome:
AGAAAAAGGACTCAAATCACATAACAAGTTTGTGGCAAAGCTGGGACTGGATTCATGGTCTTCTGCTAGATTGGCATTCTTTCCCATTTGTTCATTGAAAAAACACTCTGACCTTGAAACATCACAAAGACTTAGGAAGTTGTTAttgggaaaggaaggaatagaATTAATATAGTGAAAATTCATATGGTTAACAAGTATAAATATGGAAATATTCTTTGACAAAGTAATCAATAGAACATGGCagggcagataaagagggagagagtgagtgagagcaaAGGTGCTAAACTCTTAGTTTTTGTCATGAGTCTGAGCAAGTTTGGTGCACTTAATATAGCAGGAGCACTGTGGTCTTTATGAAGGGTCCATACATGTGCATTGACAGAAGCATTGCCAACACCCTGCAGACATTCGCATTCCACCCTTCAGCACCTGGGAGATCGGCAAGAGGGCAGAGATTTCTGTTGGTGGCACAGCATGTCAGGCAGCCTGCTAGGTGTCCAGAGGGTGGACACAACCCATCCAACTTCATCTGACATCTCTAGAAGAGAGCAGGAATCTCACTCCTGTAAACTCTCCAAATGACACTCAATGGAGTTGGCTGCCTatgttggggggaggagggacagacacaTCAGgaatataatcaggaaaaaaataggaatgaaCCTCCTCTTCCAATCAAAATCCTAAGAATGATGACCTAAAAGGGATtagtttcaaaggaaataaagttgGTCTGGCTTTCCTTCAGCCTTCTCTCACATTTGCTCTTGGCTCTACCTGGGATAAGCTATGGACACGTGAGGATGTGTTTATTTCCAGCATTATTTATCACTCCCTCCCACTTCACTCctcatctttctccttctccaacTTCTACCCCCTGCCAGACAGGGAAAGCCTTCCAGGAAACCAGAGCTCTCTGCATaagtatgtgctctctctctgggAAGGAGGCTTTCATACCACACAAATGACTCACATCCCCCAGAAAGTGCTCTTTCTTCGTTCCTGGACCACTGTGGCAACAGCAGTGTGGTTTTTTGGGAAAGAACAAAAGCAATATCTTTCACTGTCTGGTGCTttgtggttgaaaaaaaaaacattcatgtaTATTCTTGATTGATTTTTCACATCTACCATGAGATAGGGTTAAATGTTTTCTATCAAGGGTCCTGTGGTATATGACCTTGAGAGAGTCAGTCATCTGTCTCCAGGCTCCATTTTTACACCTGGAAAATAAGGTAAATGgtcacatgcttttcttttacctttgaagcaaaatttttaaaaatgtagattgaAGACTTTGCCCACTGCTTCCACTGGAAAGGGCAAGATCTCCTGACAACTCTTTGGAATTAGCAGGCCCTCTTAGCTCTAAAAACTATGGGCTAATTAGGAGGAGTAATCTTGGAAACAAGAAAGACCTGGGAATAGTGCCAGGCCAGAAACCAACGGGAGGCATTATTACTACTTTGAATAATAGTTAGTATTTACTGAGTATATATCATGTCTAAACCTGTGCCAAAAATTGTGTATCTATTAGCACAAACAAACACTTTTGCAGGTaatgaaactgagactcagaatgATTGAACAAAATTTGCCCAAGGTTGTGATAGCTAGTAAGGGGGTAGAACCGGGGTTTGCACTCAAGTCTGCCTTTCTGGAAAAGCTCACATGGTTGTTTTTCCTCCACATGTGCCATTCGGTGGCACCTTCTCATGTTGCAAAAACAATATCACCACCCAGCACTACCTCATTACAGTGGTTGAACCCATTTGTGTTCTTGTACTAGATATCTGGCCATCGTCCACCCGCTGAGACCCAGGATGAAGTATCAAACAGCTACTGGCTTGATTGCCCTGGTGTGGATGGTGTCCATCCTCATCGCCATCCCTTCAGCCTACTTCACAACCGAAACGGTCCTCATCATTGTCAAGAGCCAAGAGAAGATCTTCTGTGGCCAGATCTGGCCGGTGGACCAGCAGATCTACTACAAGTCCTACTTCCTCTTCATCTTTGGCATCGAGTTCGTGGGCCCCGTGGTCACGATGACCCTGTGCTACGCCAGGATCTCCCGGGAGCTCTGGTTCAAGGAGGTCCCAGGCTTCCAGACGGAGCAGATCCGGAAGCGGCTGCGCTGCCGCAGGAAGACGGTGCTGGTGCTCATGTGCATCCTCACTGCCTACGTGCTGTGCTGGGCTCCCTTCTATGGCTTCACCATCGTGCGCGACTTTTTCCCCACCGTGTTCGTCAAGGAGAAGCACTACCTCACGGCCTTCTACGTCGTGGAGTGCATCGCCATGAGCAACAGCATGATCAACACCCTGTGCTTCGTGACCGTCAAGAACAACACCATCAAGTACTTCAAGAAGATCATGCTGCTCCATTGGAAGTCTTCTTACAATGGGAGTAAGTCCAGTGCGGATCTTGATCTTAAAACCACAGGGGTGCCGGCAACTGAAGAGGTGGACTGCATCAGACTAAAATAACTGGATGGACCTTTCAAAGTTTAAACAAAGACAGACCTTTGGGACACTGACCAGTGCTAGATACAGACTATCAACCAAGAACTCTTGGTTTTCGGCAGAAGGCAGAGGTAACGGACA
Encoded proteins:
- the PROKR1 gene encoding prokineticin receptor 1, producing MEITTGVMDENTTNTSTNFLSVLPPHGAQAASFPFNFSYGDYDMPLDEDEDVTNSRTFFAAKIVIGMALVGIMLVCGIGNFIFIAALARYKKLRNLTNLLIANLAISDFLVAIVCCPFEMDYYVVRQLSWEHGHVMCASVNYLRTVSLYVSTNALLAIAIDRYLAIVHPLRPRMKYQTATGLIALVWMVSILIAIPSAYFTTETVLIIVKSQEKIFCGQIWPVDQQIYYKSYFLFIFGIEFVGPVVTMTLCYARISRELWFKEVPGFQTEQIRKRLRCRRKTVLVLMCILTAYVLCWAPFYGFTIVRDFFPTVFVKEKHYLTAFYVVECIAMSNSMINTLCFVTVKNNTIKYFKKIMLLHWKSSYNGSKSSADLDLKTTGVPATEEVDCIRLK